DNA sequence from the bacterium genome:
AATAATATTCGTCAAGCTTTACGGCAATGGAAAAAGCCGGAAGAAGTCGTTAAAAAGTACGACGATAAATATTTAATCAAACAAATCGAAGCCTGGAAAAAATTTGTTTCGATAGAATGGCATACCGGGATGGAGAGCAAATATGCCGTCGATGTGACGGTGCGCTATTGGCTGCAAGTCGTGCTGGAATTTGCCGGGCCGTCATCGTCGGACAAAATTCAAAAAACGATCGATCCGTATGATACAATGTTTAAATCGAAAATGAAACCGCAACAAACAACCGCGTATGCGGCCCATACTCCCCTGAAAGGGAATGGATATTTTTGGGAAACGCATACGATTCTTCACTAATTACCTAACATGAGGCCTATTTATGAAACGAAACATGCTCTTACTGATGCTGGCGCTTTGGATTGCCGGTTGTGCACAGAAAAAACAAACTTCAGGTGAAAAAGAGTTCAAATACCTGACAGAACAATTTGCCGATCTGAAAACCGTTCGTTACCAGATTCCCGGATTTGAGGAATTGACCCCAAAACAAAAGGAATTGGTCTATTATCTCTATCAGGCATCGTTATCGGGACGTGATATTTTTTGGGATCAGAGCTATAAACATAATTTGACGATCCGGCGTACGTTGGAAGCGATTGTGACAAATTATAAAGGCGATCGCAATACCGAGGATTTTAAAAAATTCATGATTTATACAAAACGCGTCTGGTTTTCCAACGGTATCCATCATCATTATTCCAATTACAAATTTGACCCCGGTTTTTCCAAAGAATATTTTGCCGAGTTGATAAAAAATTCACCAGAGGGAAAATTCCCGCTCAAAGGCAGTGAGACGACTGAGCAATTAGCAGCTCGCTTAACGCCGATCTTGTTTGACCCGGCAATTGATCCTTTGCGCATTAATCTCAATCCTAAAGACGATCTCGTCAAGACCTCCGCCTGCAATTTGTATGAAGGGCTTTCGCAGAAGGAAGTGGAGGATTATCACAAAAAAATCACCGACAAAAACGATCCCGAACCGGTTTGGTATGGCTTGAATTCAAAACTTGTGAAGGAAGACGGCAAAATCGTCGAGAAAACATGGAAAGTCGGAGGGATGTATACGCAAGCCATCGAAAAAGTTGTGTATTGGCTTGAGAAAGCATCGACGGTTGCCGAAAGCGATTTGCAAAAGAAAACTTTTGAGAAATTGATAGAATTCTATAAAACAGGCGACTTAAAAAAATGGAATGAATACTGCATTCTTTGGCTGAAGGATGATTCGCGAGTGGACGCGGTCAATGGATTTATCGAGTCGTACGGCGATCCGCTCGGTTATCGTGCAACGTATGAGGCGATCGTATCGATCAAAGATATGGAATCTTCCAAACGCATTGACGCTATCGGTAAAGAAGCGCAGTGGTTTGAAGATCATTCGACGATTGCCGATGCCCATAAGAAAAAAAATGTGAAAGGTATTTTGGCGAAAGTGATCACGGTCGTTACCGAGTCAGGCGATGCATCACCGACAACGCCCATCGGCATCAATTTGCCGAATGCCAACTGGATTCGTGAACTCCACGGCTCTAAATCAGTGACTTTGGGAAATATCGTTGACGCGTACAATCAGGTCGGTTTAAAAAGCGGTTTGGTCGATGAATTTTATTATTCGAAGGAAGAAATAGATCGTTACCAAAAATACGGCCCCATTTCCGATAATTTGCATACGGATATGCATGAAGTGATTGGCCATGCTTCAGGGCAGATCAATCCCGGGGTCGGCACGCCTAACGAAACATTAAAGAATTATTCATCGACGATCGAGGAAGCCCGCGCCGATTTAGTCGCTCTTTATTTTATCATGGATCAAAAACTTATTGATATCGGTGTGCTTCCTAATTTTGATGCGGCGAAAGGCGAATATGATCGGCAAATGACGAACGGACTTATGACGCAACTTACGCGGTTGAAAATCGGGGAGGATATTCAAGAAT
Encoded proteins:
- a CDS encoding dipeptidyl peptidase 3, which gives rise to MKRNMLLLMLALWIAGCAQKKQTSGEKEFKYLTEQFADLKTVRYQIPGFEELTPKQKELVYYLYQASLSGRDIFWDQSYKHNLTIRRTLEAIVTNYKGDRNTEDFKKFMIYTKRVWFSNGIHHHYSNYKFDPGFSKEYFAELIKNSPEGKFPLKGSETTEQLAARLTPILFDPAIDPLRINLNPKDDLVKTSACNLYEGLSQKEVEDYHKKITDKNDPEPVWYGLNSKLVKEDGKIVEKTWKVGGMYTQAIEKVVYWLEKASTVAESDLQKKTFEKLIEFYKTGDLKKWNEYCILWLKDDSRVDAVNGFIESYGDPLGYRATYEAIVSIKDMESSKRIDAIGKEAQWFEDHSTIADAHKKKNVKGILAKVITVVTESGDASPTTPIGINLPNANWIRELHGSKSVTLGNIVDAYNQVGLKSGLVDEFYYSKEEIDRYQKYGPISDNLHTDMHEVIGHASGQINPGVGTPNETLKNYSSTIEEARADLVALYFIMDQKLIDIGVLPNFDAAKGEYDRQMTNGLMTQLTRLKIGEDIQESHMRNRQMIAQWAYEKGKPDNVIEKKVRDGKTFFVINDYQKLRDLFGQLLKETQRITSEGDFEGAKNLVETYGVKVDQELHKEVLDRYKKLDIAPYTGFINPKLVPVMQGDKIVDVKVEYPADFMEQMLYYAKEYSFLPDYN